The following are encoded in a window of Bradyrhizobium sp. WBOS07 genomic DNA:
- a CDS encoding mechanosensitive ion channel domain-containing protein yields the protein MSHKLAQAFFAVLFLALSFPSARAEQAQPAMTNAAALSPEEARRALETIQDDRKRAQMIDTLRAIANASGPQQPATPAPAQTSPIPLSADGLGAQLLLTVSEEIGEISSEIASVARTITHFPAFYYWIVRTANDPAAYNLLIEIAWKLALVLGCALVAEWVLFRLIRRPVAFLEGRVPQAAHLPAQALPIADPPSSVADVTPAPELHKRRHSLARVWQVMLRLPPVFGRLVLELLPVLVFVGVATALLGTEIGQPTTVRLVILAVVNAYAFSRGLICVVRALAGPFGLFPVRAETAAYVEIWARRIVGVGITGIAFANVALLLGLHRAGYAALLRMVMLIVHLFVVVIILQCRRQVAEAIRAPADRQGIAARLRNRIAGGWHYLAIALDLALWAVWALNIRNGYSLLLQYFVGTIVVAVITRLAVMLTLSLIDRGFRIQPDILQRFPGLEIRANRYLPLLRKIVSGVIVFIGLVAVLEVWGVDAIVWFYGGQIGSRLISALVTIGLAVFIAAAIWEASNALLDRQINTLSRDGHYARAARLRTFQPMLRTALLCLIATIVGLTALSEIGVNVAPLLAGAGIVGIAIGFGSQKLVQDLITGLFLLLENTVQVGDNVSVSGLSGTVENVSIRTIRLRAGDGAVHIVPFSAVTTITNASRGAGNASVSVNVAYREDTDRAGQILKDIVDEMRREPEFRALIRGDLDLWGIDKVDGAMVSIVGQIRCTEAGRWPVQREFNRRMKLRFQQNGINIASATQTILMHVAPPADGAASLTPRRAAG from the coding sequence GTGTCGCATAAGCTTGCCCAGGCCTTCTTCGCCGTTCTCTTCCTCGCGCTCTCCTTCCCCAGCGCTCGCGCCGAGCAGGCTCAGCCCGCGATGACCAATGCGGCCGCGTTGTCGCCCGAGGAGGCCAGGCGAGCGCTTGAGACGATCCAGGACGACAGGAAACGCGCGCAGATGATCGACACGCTGCGCGCGATCGCCAATGCGTCCGGCCCGCAGCAGCCCGCGACGCCCGCGCCCGCGCAGACGTCGCCGATCCCGCTCTCGGCTGACGGCCTCGGTGCGCAGCTCCTGCTCACGGTGTCGGAGGAGATCGGCGAGATCTCGAGCGAGATCGCCAGCGTGGCGCGGACGATCACGCATTTCCCGGCGTTCTATTACTGGATCGTACGGACCGCCAACGATCCCGCGGCCTATAACCTTCTGATCGAGATCGCCTGGAAGCTTGCACTGGTTCTCGGTTGCGCGCTCGTGGCCGAATGGGTGCTGTTCCGCCTGATCCGCCGCCCGGTTGCCTTCCTGGAAGGACGCGTGCCGCAAGCCGCGCATCTGCCGGCACAGGCGCTGCCGATTGCCGATCCGCCGTCTTCGGTCGCCGATGTCACCCCCGCGCCCGAGCTGCACAAGCGCCGTCACAGCCTTGCGCGGGTCTGGCAGGTGATGCTGCGGCTGCCCCCCGTGTTCGGCCGCCTCGTCCTCGAGCTGCTTCCCGTTCTCGTCTTCGTGGGCGTCGCGACGGCGCTGCTCGGGACCGAGATCGGCCAGCCCACCACGGTCCGCCTCGTGATCCTCGCCGTCGTCAACGCCTATGCGTTCTCGCGTGGGCTCATCTGTGTGGTACGCGCGCTGGCAGGGCCGTTCGGCCTGTTTCCGGTGCGTGCCGAGACGGCGGCCTATGTCGAGATCTGGGCGCGCCGCATCGTCGGCGTCGGCATCACCGGCATCGCCTTTGCCAATGTCGCGCTGTTGCTCGGTCTGCACCGCGCCGGCTATGCAGCGCTGCTGCGCATGGTGATGCTGATCGTGCATCTCTTCGTCGTCGTCATCATCCTGCAATGCCGGCGGCAGGTTGCCGAGGCCATCCGCGCGCCGGCCGACCGGCAGGGAATCGCGGCCCGCCTGCGCAACCGCATCGCCGGCGGCTGGCACTATCTCGCCATCGCGCTGGATCTCGCGCTGTGGGCGGTGTGGGCGCTCAACATCCGCAACGGCTATTCGCTGCTGCTGCAATATTTCGTCGGCACCATCGTGGTCGCCGTGATCACGCGGCTCGCCGTCATGCTGACGCTGAGCCTGATCGACCGCGGCTTCCGGATTCAGCCGGACATTCTCCAGCGCTTTCCGGGCCTCGAGATCCGCGCCAACCGCTATTTGCCGCTGCTGCGCAAGATCGTGTCGGGCGTGATCGTCTTCATCGGCCTGGTGGCGGTGCTCGAAGTCTGGGGTGTGGACGCCATCGTCTGGTTCTACGGCGGCCAGATCGGCAGCCGGCTGATCTCCGCCCTCGTGACGATCGGCCTTGCCGTGTTCATCGCCGCCGCGATCTGGGAAGCCAGCAACGCGCTGCTGGACCGCCAGATCAACACGCTGTCGCGCGATGGGCACTATGCCCGCGCCGCGCGCCTGCGCACCTTTCAGCCGATGCTGCGCACCGCGCTGCTCTGCCTGATCGCCACGATCGTCGGCCTCACCGCGTTGAGCGAGATCGGCGTCAATGTCGCGCCGCTGCTGGCGGGCGCCGGCATCGTCGGCATCGCCATCGGCTTCGGCTCGCAGAAGCTGGTGCAGGACCTCATCACGGGTCTGTTCCTGCTGCTGGAGAACACGGTGCAGGTCGGCGACAATGTCAGCGTGTCGGGGCTTTCCGGGACGGTCGAGAACGTCTCGATCCGCACCATCCGCCTGCGCGCGGGCGACGGCGCGGTGCACATCGTGCCGTTCAGCGCGGTCACGACCATCACCAATGCCAGCCGCGGCGCCGGCAATGCCTCGGTCAGCGTCAACGTCGCCTACAGGGAGGACACCGACCGCGCCGGCCAGATCCTCAAGGACATCGTCGACGAGATGCGCCGCGAACCGGAATTCCGCGCGCTGATCCGCGGCGACCTCGATCTGTGGGGCATCGACAAGGTGGACGGCGCGATGGTGTCGATCGTCGGCCAGATCCGCTGCACCGAGGCCGGGCGCTGGCCGGTCCAGCGCGAATTCAACCGCCGCATGAAGCTGCGCTTCCAGCAGAACGGCATCAACATCGCATCCGCCACCCAGACCATCCTGATGCATGTCGCGCCGCCGGCAGACGGTGCCGCCAGCCTGACGCCAAGACGGGCGGCCGGTTAG
- a CDS encoding helix-turn-helix domain-containing protein has translation MTLGDIDFPIPRKGDECRFVREILDRVGDKWSLYIIATLKDGPVRFNELRRQIDGISQRMLTITLRGLERDGLVKRTLFPTIPPRVEYELTDVGRTLLAPVMGLVMWADSNQENIQDARVRYDAS, from the coding sequence ATGACACTTGGTGACATTGATTTTCCCATCCCCCGAAAAGGTGACGAGTGCCGGTTTGTTCGGGAAATCCTTGATCGGGTCGGCGACAAATGGAGCCTGTACATCATCGCAACCCTCAAGGATGGACCGGTTCGCTTCAACGAGCTGCGCCGTCAGATCGACGGCATCTCGCAGCGGATGCTGACGATCACCTTGCGCGGACTGGAACGCGACGGGTTGGTGAAGCGGACATTGTTCCCAACTATTCCGCCGCGCGTGGAATATGAGTTGACGGACGTCGGACGGACGCTTCTTGCGCCCGTGATGGGTCTCGTAATGTGGGCGGACAGCAATCAGGAGAACATCCAAGACGCTCGCGTCCGATACGATGCAAGCTAG
- a CDS encoding FMN-dependent NADH-azoreductase: MTNILLVTSSPRGAESLSTRFATEIAEGFKLRLGGTLLTRDLAANPLPHIAQAYIHGRVAAPEARTPEQVKAVGLAQELVDEVKAADVIVLGSGMINFGPSSQLKAWFDHITWPGVTFGYSEAGRPQGLLTGKKVYLVIAAGGVFSEGDWAPFDFQTGYLRHLLGFIGLTDIEIVRVEGTVFGPEAAKAAIAVTEARVRSVLEKAA; the protein is encoded by the coding sequence ATGACCAACATCCTCCTCGTCACATCGAGCCCTCGTGGCGCCGAGAGCCTGTCCACCCGCTTCGCGACCGAGATCGCCGAAGGCTTCAAGCTTCGCTTGGGCGGCACGCTTTTGACTCGCGATCTCGCGGCCAACCCACTGCCGCATATCGCGCAGGCCTATATTCACGGCCGCGTCGCGGCCCCAGAGGCGCGCACGCCCGAGCAGGTCAAGGCGGTCGGCCTTGCCCAGGAACTTGTCGACGAGGTGAAGGCTGCGGACGTGATCGTCTTGGGTTCGGGCATGATCAATTTCGGCCCGTCGTCGCAGCTCAAGGCCTGGTTCGATCATATCACCTGGCCGGGCGTGACCTTTGGTTATAGCGAAGCCGGCAGGCCGCAGGGATTGCTGACCGGCAAGAAGGTCTATCTCGTCATTGCTGCAGGCGGCGTCTTCTCGGAAGGCGACTGGGCGCCCTTTGACTTCCAGACCGGCTATCTGCGCCACCTCTTGGGCTTCATCGGCCTGACCGACATCGAAATCGTCCGTGTGGAAGGCACCGTCTTCGGGCCTGAGGCGGCCAAGGCCGCCATCGCCGTCACCGAAGCCCGGGTTCGCTCGGTCTTGGAAAAGGCCGCCTGA
- a CDS encoding NAD(P)-dependent oxidoreductase has product MKIALFGGTGPTGRHIIEEALRQGYKLSVYTRDAGKLSAFGSKIQVILGELNNREAIKACVAGADAVISALGPNSLKAREKRPIMRGVGTIISVMEELNVRRLIQISTAAYRDPKDGFDFKSQAFVMLFRLIVRNAYDDISATAALVSNSRLDWTLVRIPNLKDGPATGQVDVGWYGTTKLSMKLSRGNLAKFLVDQVAAKEYVRAAPGIADHI; this is encoded by the coding sequence ATGAAGATTGCTCTCTTTGGAGGGACCGGACCAACCGGAAGACACATTATCGAAGAGGCGCTCCGGCAAGGTTATAAGCTGTCCGTCTACACGCGCGACGCCGGAAAACTCTCGGCCTTTGGGAGCAAGATCCAAGTCATCCTCGGTGAGCTGAACAATCGCGAAGCGATCAAGGCGTGCGTCGCGGGCGCAGACGCGGTGATCAGCGCGCTCGGGCCCAATAGTCTGAAGGCGCGCGAGAAGCGGCCGATTATGCGCGGCGTCGGCACGATCATCTCTGTCATGGAAGAGCTGAACGTTCGTCGGCTCATTCAGATCTCGACGGCCGCCTATCGTGATCCGAAGGATGGTTTCGACTTCAAGTCGCAGGCGTTCGTCATGCTGTTCAGGCTGATCGTTCGCAACGCCTATGACGATATCAGCGCGACCGCCGCACTGGTGAGCAACTCACGCCTCGATTGGACGCTGGTTCGGATTCCCAACCTCAAGGATGGGCCCGCAACAGGCCAAGTGGACGTCGGCTGGTACGGCACGACGAAGCTCAGCATGAAGCTATCGCGCGGGAATCTTGCGAAATTCCTGGTCGATCAGGTCGCAGCCAAGGAGTACGTGCGCGCCGCGCCGGGGATAGCCGATCACATCTGA
- a CDS encoding DsbA family oxidoreductase, with product MLQIDLYTEITCPWCIIGHHRLDKVLAERFPELDVDIRQHPVLLLPDAPAEGLYIPDLLLSRYGVTDPKASFARPEAEARASGLDLDLSRQPWTYRTQAAHGLVLAARAQGTQHQLAVAITDAHFLKAKNISDPDVLADIAVTYGFEREEARAIALDPEQHRRVEQEAAQSAAAGVRSVPHFVFGGRIAINGGRSEDEIAAAIREAAGVAASA from the coding sequence ATGCTGCAAATCGATCTTTACACCGAGATCACCTGTCCCTGGTGCATCATCGGGCATCACCGTCTCGATAAGGTCCTGGCGGAGCGATTCCCCGAGCTGGACGTGGATATCCGTCAACATCCGGTCCTTTTGCTTCCCGACGCGCCAGCGGAGGGCCTCTACATTCCCGATCTTCTCCTCTCGCGCTACGGCGTGACTGATCCGAAGGCGTCGTTCGCCCGCCCTGAGGCGGAAGCGCGGGCGTCCGGCCTTGATCTCGACCTGAGCCGCCAGCCCTGGACTTACAGGACGCAGGCGGCGCACGGTTTAGTCCTTGCGGCGCGAGCACAAGGTACGCAGCATCAGCTCGCGGTCGCGATCACCGATGCCCATTTTCTGAAAGCAAAGAACATCTCAGACCCCGATGTCCTCGCGGATATCGCCGTGACCTATGGGTTCGAACGTGAAGAAGCCCGCGCGATAGCGCTCGATCCCGAGCAACACCGACGTGTCGAGCAGGAGGCGGCTCAATCGGCGGCAGCCGGGGTCAGGTCAGTTCCTCACTTCGTCTTCGGCGGGCGCATCGCCATCAACGGAGGACGCAGCGAAGACGAGATCGCAGCGGCCATCCGTGAGGCTGCCGGTGTCGCCGCATCCGCCTGA
- a CDS encoding polyphosphate kinase 2 family protein, with the protein MSKKPSKPLAQELDRYITPFRYDGSGKFHLKDHKTSEKGGLDKEAAQAILDANKKRLTEFQEKLYAQDRWSLLIVFQAMDAGGKDSAIKAIFEGINPQGCEVHAFKAPSSKELDHDFLWRHVIALPERGRIGIFNRSHYEECLVTRVHPELLAKEKLPQKLLTKNIWKERFEDISAWERYLCRNGTVVLKFFLNVSKDEQRERFLDRLQDPAKQWKFSMGDIEERALWPRYQAVYQDIVRHTATSHAPWYVVPADHKWFARVVIGSVINATLEKLDLRFPRADKASLREFDEVRKALEQEEERDRTRKSRKQPHAQ; encoded by the coding sequence ATGAGCAAGAAACCGTCCAAGCCGCTCGCCCAGGAGCTTGACCGCTACATCACGCCGTTCCGCTATGACGGCTCCGGCAAGTTTCATCTCAAGGATCACAAGACCAGCGAGAAGGGCGGTCTCGACAAGGAGGCGGCGCAGGCGATTCTCGACGCCAACAAGAAGCGGCTGACCGAGTTTCAGGAGAAGCTCTACGCGCAGGACCGCTGGTCGTTGCTGATCGTGTTCCAGGCCATGGACGCCGGCGGCAAGGATAGTGCCATCAAGGCGATCTTCGAAGGCATCAACCCGCAGGGTTGCGAGGTCCATGCCTTCAAGGCGCCGAGCAGCAAGGAGCTCGACCACGACTTCCTCTGGCGCCATGTGATCGCGCTGCCCGAGCGCGGCCGTATCGGCATCTTCAACCGCTCCCACTACGAGGAATGCCTGGTGACGCGCGTGCACCCGGAGCTCCTCGCCAAGGAGAAACTGCCGCAAAAGCTCCTCACCAAGAACATCTGGAAGGAGCGGTTCGAGGACATCTCCGCATGGGAGCGCTATCTCTGCCGCAACGGCACCGTGGTGCTGAAGTTCTTCCTCAACGTCTCCAAGGACGAGCAGCGCGAGCGCTTCCTCGACCGGCTGCAGGATCCGGCCAAGCAGTGGAAGTTCTCCATGGGCGACATCGAGGAGCGCGCGCTGTGGCCGCGCTACCAGGCGGTCTACCAGGACATCGTCCGGCACACCGCGACGTCTCATGCGCCTTGGTACGTCGTGCCGGCCGACCACAAATGGTTCGCGCGCGTCGTGATCGGCTCGGTGATCAATGCGACGCTCGAAAAGCTCGACCTGCGCTTTCCCCGTGCCGACAAGGCATCGCTGCGCGAGTTCGACGAGGTGCGCAAGGCGCTGGAGCAGGAAGAAGAACGGGACAGGACAAGAAAATCGCGAAAACAACCCCATGCACAGTAG
- a CDS encoding branched-chain amino acid ABC transporter permease — MMGQGRLAAWGIGLAALVALPFVYRDPYHLHILVLILIWSFAYTSWSVMGRFGLVSLGHGGFMGIGAYVTALLWNHAGLSPWIGIPISMIAAGALALIVGYPCFRFRITGHYFVLVTLALSGIVLQVITATRDYTGGSLGYTPNRTSGSKLLALQFDDKTTWYLIALGVWLFGIVVWHWVDRSMARYALEAISEDEDAAAAAGVDVTAEKLKITLLSAVMTALAGAIYCQYQMFITPDTVSGIAVSLQMVFAAIVGGLFVSLGPTVGAIITIMLAETLRIGFGTKAVGWDNLVYGLLLVLFIIFLPKGILGSLLDRLKPQRKVPRAHEQETVQAARPGA, encoded by the coding sequence ATGATGGGGCAGGGGCGGCTTGCGGCATGGGGAATAGGCCTGGCGGCGCTGGTCGCGCTGCCGTTCGTCTATCGCGATCCCTATCATCTGCACATCCTGGTGCTGATCCTGATCTGGTCGTTCGCCTACACCTCCTGGTCGGTGATGGGACGGTTCGGCCTGGTCTCGCTTGGGCACGGCGGCTTCATGGGGATCGGCGCCTATGTCACCGCGCTGCTGTGGAATCACGCAGGGCTGTCGCCCTGGATCGGCATTCCCATCAGCATGATCGCGGCCGGCGCGCTGGCGCTGATCGTCGGCTATCCCTGCTTCCGTTTCCGCATCACCGGGCATTATTTCGTGCTGGTGACGCTGGCGCTGTCGGGCATCGTGCTCCAGGTCATCACCGCGACGCGCGACTACACCGGCGGCTCGCTGGGCTATACGCCGAACCGTACTTCGGGCAGCAAGCTGCTGGCGCTGCAATTCGACGACAAGACGACCTGGTACCTGATCGCGCTCGGGGTCTGGCTGTTCGGCATCGTGGTCTGGCACTGGGTCGACCGCAGCATGGCCCGCTATGCGCTGGAGGCGATCTCGGAGGACGAGGACGCTGCGGCCGCCGCCGGCGTCGACGTCACCGCGGAGAAGTTGAAGATCACGCTGCTCAGCGCCGTGATGACGGCGCTGGCGGGCGCGATCTACTGCCAGTACCAGATGTTCATCACGCCCGACACCGTCAGCGGCATCGCGGTGTCGCTGCAGATGGTGTTCGCGGCCATCGTCGGCGGCCTGTTCGTCTCGCTCGGCCCGACCGTCGGCGCCATCATCACCATTATGCTGGCCGAGACCCTGCGCATCGGTTTCGGTACCAAGGCGGTCGGCTGGGACAACCTCGTCTACGGGCTATTGCTCGTGCTTTTCATCATATTCCTTCCCAAGGGCATCCTTGGTAGCTTGCTCGACCGATTGAAGCCGCAACGCAAGGTGCCCCGCGCTCATGAGCAAGAAACCGTCCAAGCCGCTCGCCCAGGAGCTTGA
- a CDS encoding branched-chain amino acid ABC transporter permease — protein sequence MQGFLDVFDIYLLEAVINGILLGGVLALLALGLNLIFGVIDVTWICYAELVMIGMYGMYFLVQVYGVSYFVAAPLTILLVAVLGAALHYLVIAPLLTAPPINQLLATGGVLFVLQSFATVAFGIDFRNLGIRLPVLAFGDMNFSYARLLSFLAALVGMVAVYLFMTRTFTGTAIRAISQDRQIMALMGVDTRRIYLITSALGGALAGLAACLLVLQYDVHPFVGLSFGPITFLICVLGGLGNFIGGFIAAFVFAEIISLGGLFSDLEWGYVLAFAFFIVMMFIRPAGLLARRR from the coding sequence ATGCAGGGATTCCTCGACGTCTTCGACATCTACCTGCTGGAGGCCGTGATCAACGGCATCCTGCTCGGCGGCGTGCTGGCGCTGCTCGCGCTCGGGCTCAACCTGATCTTCGGCGTCATCGACGTCACCTGGATCTGCTACGCCGAGCTCGTGATGATCGGCATGTACGGCATGTATTTCTTGGTGCAGGTTTACGGCGTCAGCTATTTCGTTGCCGCCCCGCTCACCATCCTGCTGGTCGCCGTGCTTGGCGCGGCGCTGCATTACCTCGTGATCGCGCCGCTACTGACCGCGCCGCCGATCAACCAACTGCTCGCGACCGGCGGTGTTCTGTTCGTGCTGCAGAGCTTTGCCACCGTCGCCTTCGGCATCGACTTCCGCAATCTCGGCATCCGTCTGCCGGTGCTCGCCTTCGGCGACATGAATTTCAGTTATGCGCGGCTGCTGTCGTTCCTGGCGGCGCTGGTCGGCATGGTCGCGGTCTACTTGTTCATGACGCGCACCTTCACCGGCACCGCGATCCGCGCCATCTCGCAGGACCGCCAGATCATGGCGCTGATGGGTGTCGACACCAGGCGGATCTATCTCATCACCTCTGCGCTCGGCGGCGCGCTGGCCGGGCTCGCCGCCTGCCTTCTGGTGCTGCAATATGACGTGCACCCCTTCGTCGGCCTGTCGTTCGGGCCGATCACCTTCCTCATTTGCGTGCTCGGGGGCCTCGGTAATTTCATCGGCGGCTTCATTGCCGCCTTCGTGTTCGCCGAGATCATCTCGCTCGGCGGCCTGTTCTCCGATCTCGAATGGGGCTACGTGCTCGCCTTCGCCTTCTTCATCGTCATGATGTTCATCCGGCCCGCGGGCCTCCTGGCGAGGCGCCGATGA
- a CDS encoding ABC transporter ATP-binding protein encodes MLELRAVNAGYGTFQALFDVSLDVRAGEAVGVIGPNGAGKTTLMRVISGLIRPSRGSIRMEGVDVVVTPPHKIVSLGIAHVPENRRLFPQLTVDDNLKMGAFMKEARGHYAERLEVVFDLFPRLKERRHQMAGTMSGGEQQMCAIGRAMMSNPKLLLLDEPSAGLAPVVVQQVFELVKRIRASGLTVLIVEQNVQQVLKVVDRAYLIEAGSIRASGTAAEMLASDTVKEAYLGV; translated from the coding sequence ATGCTGGAGCTCCGCGCCGTCAATGCCGGCTATGGTACGTTCCAGGCGTTGTTCGACGTCAGCCTCGACGTCAGGGCCGGTGAAGCCGTCGGCGTCATCGGCCCCAACGGCGCCGGCAAGACCACCCTGATGCGCGTCATCTCCGGCCTGATCCGGCCCTCGCGCGGCTCGATCCGGATGGAAGGCGTCGACGTCGTGGTAACGCCGCCGCACAAGATCGTCAGCCTCGGCATCGCCCATGTGCCGGAGAACCGGCGATTGTTTCCGCAGCTCACGGTCGACGACAATCTCAAGATGGGCGCGTTCATGAAGGAAGCGCGCGGGCATTATGCCGAGCGGCTCGAGGTCGTGTTCGACCTGTTCCCGCGCCTGAAGGAGCGGCGGCACCAGATGGCCGGCACCATGTCCGGCGGTGAGCAGCAGATGTGCGCGATCGGCCGCGCGATGATGTCCAATCCGAAATTGCTGCTGCTCGACGAGCCGTCGGCGGGTCTCGCGCCGGTCGTGGTGCAGCAGGTGTTCGAGCTGGTGAAGCGGATCCGCGCCAGCGGGCTGACGGTGCTGATCGTCGAGCAGAACGTGCAGCAGGTGCTGAAAGTGGTCGATCGCGCTTATCTGATCGAGGCCGGCTCGATCCGCGCGTCCGGCACCGCGGCCGAGATGCTGGCGAGCGATACGGTCAAGGAAGCGTATCTCGGGGTGTGA
- a CDS encoding ABC transporter ATP-binding protein: MLEVSGLVKRFGGFTAVNNVSFRVDQGEILGLIGPNGSGKSTIFNMLSGTLAPTSGSILFGGSEIAGLAPHRIINSGIGRTFQIPRPFRRLTIFENVALAGFYGQGRHSRVKAEEAAERSLAMVGLPTDRHASVDGLGAAGLKKLELAKALATAPKLLLADESLGGLDEAEMDQAADMLRNIRDELGITIIWVEHIMGVLMRVVDRVMVLDHGEKISEGLPSAVAGDPRVIEVYLGTDAETTQAAAAEARRRAGG, translated from the coding sequence GTGCTGGAAGTCAGCGGGCTGGTGAAGCGGTTTGGCGGCTTCACCGCCGTGAACAACGTGTCGTTTCGGGTCGACCAGGGCGAGATCCTCGGCCTGATCGGCCCCAACGGCTCGGGCAAGAGCACGATCTTCAACATGCTCTCCGGCACGCTGGCGCCGACCTCGGGCTCGATCCTGTTCGGCGGCTCCGAGATCGCGGGGCTCGCCCCGCACCGGATCATCAACAGCGGCATCGGCCGCACTTTCCAGATTCCGCGCCCGTTCCGCCGCCTGACCATCTTCGAGAACGTCGCGCTCGCCGGCTTTTATGGGCAGGGCCGCCACAGCCGCGTCAAGGCCGAGGAGGCGGCCGAGCGTTCGCTCGCCATGGTCGGCCTGCCGACCGATCGCCATGCCAGCGTCGACGGTCTCGGTGCCGCCGGCCTGAAGAAGCTCGAGCTCGCCAAGGCGCTCGCCACCGCGCCGAAGCTGCTGCTGGCCGACGAGAGCCTCGGCGGCCTCGACGAGGCCGAGATGGACCAGGCCGCCGACATGCTGCGCAACATCCGCGACGAGCTCGGGATCACCATCATCTGGGTCGAGCACATCATGGGCGTGCTGATGCGCGTCGTCGATCGCGTCATGGTGCTCGATCACGGCGAGAAGATCTCGGAAGGCCTGCCGAGCGCGGTCGCCGGCGATCCGCGCGTCATCGAGGTCTATCTCGGCACCGATGCCGAGACCACACAGGCCGCGGCCGCCGAAGCGCGCCGCCGCGCGGGAGGCTAG
- a CDS encoding ABC transporter substrate-binding protein has translation MRMRMAARLLRGLLVAISATGLAVSAEAQDKAQDKKLKIGVIYDLTGPLAGGGSELQYTGARIMLDQYSGKDVEGYKIEAIYADAQSKPDVAINEAIRLIEQEKVDMLLGFFSSAQCVPVAARVEQLKKFMWITTCISSAVLENKNYKYVFRPQASGDQFGMMTMDFIAQNTKEKLGKEPKDLRVAIIHEDGAYGVDVAKGNEAGAKKAGFNIVLREGYSATAPDLSALVTKLKRAKPDVVFHTGYNPDITLLLRQAREQGLKFGALVGHGAGYGVYEKLKEGLGADVNYVFNTDPISIWLANQKSMDPKLPPIIKAVGEEFDKRKPGLAIRSAHVGMAASNTHLFLTDVLPRAIKKYGGIDPDSLRKAALDTDIPEGGTMLGFGVKFHGEGSPMAGQNERSFPVVIQYVDDKSYVVWPKSQAQREAVLPLPKGTTYSNQ, from the coding sequence ATGCGCATGCGCATGGCTGCCCGTTTGCTACGTGGGCTGTTGGTCGCGATATCGGCGACAGGTTTGGCGGTGTCCGCCGAGGCCCAAGACAAGGCTCAAGACAAGAAGCTCAAGATCGGTGTCATCTATGATCTGACCGGCCCGCTCGCCGGCGGTGGCTCGGAGCTGCAATATACCGGCGCGCGAATCATGCTGGATCAGTACAGCGGGAAGGACGTCGAGGGCTACAAGATCGAGGCGATCTATGCCGATGCTCAGAGCAAGCCGGACGTCGCCATCAATGAAGCGATCCGTTTGATCGAGCAGGAAAAGGTCGACATGCTGCTCGGCTTCTTTTCCTCGGCGCAGTGCGTGCCGGTGGCAGCGCGCGTCGAGCAACTGAAGAAGTTCATGTGGATCACGACCTGCATCTCTTCTGCGGTGCTGGAGAACAAGAACTACAAATACGTGTTTCGGCCGCAGGCCTCCGGCGATCAGTTCGGCATGATGACGATGGACTTCATCGCGCAGAACACGAAGGAGAAGCTGGGCAAGGAGCCAAAGGACCTGCGGGTCGCCATCATCCATGAGGATGGCGCCTACGGCGTCGACGTTGCCAAGGGCAACGAAGCCGGTGCCAAGAAGGCCGGCTTCAACATCGTGCTCAGGGAGGGCTATTCGGCCACGGCCCCGGATTTGTCTGCGCTGGTCACCAAGCTGAAGCGGGCCAAGCCGGATGTGGTCTTCCACACCGGCTACAATCCCGACATCACCCTGCTGCTCCGGCAAGCGCGCGAGCAGGGGCTGAAGTTCGGGGCACTGGTGGGACATGGCGCCGGCTACGGGGTCTATGAGAAGCTGAAGGAAGGCCTCGGCGCCGATGTCAACTACGTCTTCAACACCGATCCGATCTCGATCTGGCTGGCCAACCAGAAGAGCATGGATCCGAAGCTGCCGCCGATCATCAAGGCGGTCGGCGAGGAGTTCGACAAGCGCAAGCCGGGCCTCGCCATCCGTTCGGCTCATGTCGGCATGGCGGCGTCCAACACCCACCTGTTCCTGACCGACGTGCTGCCGCGAGCCATCAAGAAATACGGCGGTATAGATCCCGACTCCCTGCGCAAGGCAGCACTCGACACCGACATCCCCGAGGGCGGCACCATGCTCGGCTTCGGCGTCAAGTTCCACGGCGAAGGCTCGCCCATGGCCGGCCAGAACGAGCGCTCGTTCCCCGTCGTGATCCAGTACGTCGACGACAAGTCCTACGTGGTGTGGCCCAAGAGCCAAGCGCAGCGCGAGGCCGTGCTGCCGCTGCCGAAGGGCACCACCTATAGCAACCAGTAG